The Desulfosalsimonas propionicica genome has a segment encoding these proteins:
- the gcvPB gene encoding aminomethyl-transferring glycine dehydrogenase subunit GcvPB, producing MKKPTATTGLKWDEPLLWEKGQSGRSAFSLPARDVEQFAVESGMEGKGPDFPDLSEPEVVRHYTRLSQWNYGIDAGLYPLGSCTMKYNPKINEAIAALPGFASPHPLLPEQFCQGTLRVMAELERFLAEITGLDAVSLQPAAGAQGELAGMLLIQAYHQARGDSRTKLLVPDTAHGTNPASASLCGYQPVAVASNDQGILSAETVAEFMDEQTAGIMVTNPNTLGLFEENIMAIAEIVHEKGGQVYCDGANMNALFGRVDMRKMGVDVLHLNLHKTFSTPHGGGGPGAGPVCVKQHLEKYLPVPRLMEKQGRFSWSSDAPDSIGRMHGFYGNFGVMVKACCYILSMGAENLQKVSELAVLNANYLKERLKQTLYLPYDRLCMHECVFTDKNQAECHVNTLDIAKRMIDYGFHPPTIYFPLVVQGALMTEPTETETRETLDAYIAAVEAIAKEARTEPELLRQAPTVSRLRRLDETTAARNPCLSG from the coding sequence ATGAAAAAACCGACCGCAACCACCGGATTGAAATGGGACGAGCCCTTGCTGTGGGAAAAGGGCCAGAGCGGCCGAAGCGCTTTTTCGCTTCCCGCCCGGGACGTGGAGCAATTTGCCGTGGAATCCGGCATGGAAGGAAAAGGACCGGATTTTCCGGATTTAAGCGAGCCTGAAGTAGTTCGCCACTATACGCGGCTGTCGCAGTGGAATTATGGAATTGACGCCGGGCTCTATCCCCTTGGCTCCTGTACCATGAAATACAATCCCAAGATCAATGAAGCCATTGCCGCTTTGCCGGGCTTTGCCAGCCCCCATCCCCTTCTGCCGGAACAATTTTGCCAGGGAACCCTGCGGGTAATGGCGGAACTGGAGCGATTTCTTGCAGAAATTACGGGGCTGGATGCGGTTTCACTGCAGCCGGCGGCCGGTGCCCAGGGAGAACTGGCCGGCATGCTTTTGATTCAGGCCTACCATCAGGCCCGGGGCGATTCCCGCACCAAACTGCTGGTGCCGGACACAGCCCACGGCACCAACCCGGCCAGCGCCAGCCTCTGCGGGTACCAGCCGGTAGCCGTGGCCTCCAATGATCAGGGTATCCTTTCGGCAGAAACGGTGGCAGAGTTCATGGACGAGCAGACAGCCGGGATCATGGTGACAAATCCCAACACTCTTGGGCTTTTTGAGGAAAACATCATGGCCATCGCTGAAATTGTCCATGAAAAAGGCGGCCAGGTTTATTGTGACGGCGCCAACATGAACGCCCTGTTCGGCCGGGTCGACATGCGCAAAATGGGCGTGGATGTTTTGCATTTAAACCTGCACAAAACCTTTTCCACGCCGCACGGCGGCGGCGGTCCGGGCGCCGGTCCGGTGTGCGTCAAACAGCACCTGGAAAAATATCTCCCAGTGCCGCGGCTTATGGAAAAACAGGGCCGGTTTTCCTGGTCGTCTGATGCGCCGGATTCCATCGGGCGAATGCACGGGTTTTACGGAAACTTCGGGGTGATGGTAAAGGCCTGCTGCTATATACTCAGCATGGGCGCTGAAAATTTGCAGAAAGTCAGTGAACTGGCCGTGTTAAACGCCAACTATCTCAAGGAACGCTTAAAGCAGACCCTTTACCTACCCTACGACCGCCTGTGCATGCACGAGTGCGTGTTCACGGACAAAAACCAGGCTGAATGCCATGTCAACACCCTGGATATTGCCAAGCGGATGATCGATTACGGTTTTCATCCACCGACCATCTATTTTCCACTTGTGGTACAAGGCGCCCTCATGACCGAGCCCACGGAAACCGAAACCAGGGAAACCCTGGACGCTTATATCGCTGCCGTGGAAGCCATTGCCAAAGAAGCGCGCACAGAACCCGAGCTGTTGCGCCAGGCCCCGACCGTAAGCAGGCTGAGGCGGCTGGATGAGACCACGGCTGCCAGAAACCCCTGCCTGAGCGGGTGA
- the lipB gene encoding lipoyl(octanoyl) transferase LipB, translating into MSNTGFKHQGQCCPKPVWACLELPVTDYMQALGLQQNLVSARASRALNRDIVVILQHFPVFTLGNRGGAEHLHVSEDFLKARGIPMVESDRGGSITYHGPGQLVVYPVVDLGLNGWLVADFVHALESIMIAVVEQWGVVAQRHTLGRGVWVQGKKIGSVGLRIRRKVSFHGLALNVDPHLDPFDWIAPCGLPGIQMTSIAKETDGSVSMNGITRSAKAHFSSIFNVQLEPVPADYVAAYWKEARHAEAST; encoded by the coding sequence GTGAGCAATACAGGTTTCAAACATCAAGGACAATGCTGCCCAAAGCCTGTATGGGCCTGCCTGGAACTGCCGGTAACCGATTATATGCAGGCCCTGGGCCTGCAGCAGAACCTGGTTTCCGCCCGGGCCAGCCGGGCGTTAAACCGGGATATCGTGGTTATCCTCCAGCACTTCCCGGTCTTTACCCTTGGCAACCGGGGCGGAGCAGAGCACCTGCACGTTTCGGAGGATTTTCTAAAGGCCCGGGGTATTCCCATGGTTGAAAGCGACCGGGGTGGGAGCATAACATATCACGGGCCGGGACAGCTTGTGGTCTATCCCGTCGTGGATCTGGGTTTAAATGGCTGGCTTGTCGCGGACTTTGTTCATGCCCTGGAATCTATAATGATCGCCGTTGTTGAACAGTGGGGTGTGGTAGCGCAAAGACACACCCTTGGCCGCGGGGTCTGGGTCCAAGGCAAAAAAATCGGCAGCGTTGGCCTGCGGATACGCCGGAAAGTCAGTTTTCACGGATTGGCCTTAAACGTGGACCCGCATCTTGACCCCTTTGACTGGATTGCGCCCTGCGGTCTGCCCGGGATTCAGATGACCTCCATTGCAAAGGAAACAGACGGCTCTGTATCCATGAACGGGATCACTCGATCGGCCAAGGCCCATTTTTCAAGCATTTTTAACGTTCAACTGGAGCCGGTACCGGCCGATTACGTGGCGGCTTACTGGAAGGAGGCGCGCCATGCCGAAGCTTCTACCTGA
- the lipA gene encoding lipoyl synthase, translating into MPKLLPEMPATQDCSRGLHKPDWLRRRLPVGGNCEQTRAFLARKGLCTVCEEARCPNRWECFSRRTATFMIMGRRCTRNCRFCSVLNGPLGPPDPEEPVRVAGAAREMGLRHVVVTSVTRDDLRDQGAGCFVQTIREIRRQLPQASVEVLLPDFGGSTTCLQQVVDAGPDVLNHNIETVAGLYQRVRPEANYRRSLNVLAEAAAARPDMPVKSGIMLGLGENRTAVVRTLSDLLAAGCSMLTIGQYLQPTPRHLPVEEYFTPDIFEGWRQCALDAGFAAVASGPLVRSSYRAREMFMRVYPSEGLSI; encoded by the coding sequence ATGCCGAAGCTTCTACCTGAAATGCCTGCAACCCAGGATTGCAGCAGGGGATTGCACAAGCCGGACTGGCTTCGAAGACGCCTGCCGGTTGGCGGGAACTGCGAGCAAACCCGGGCGTTTTTGGCGCGCAAAGGCCTTTGCACGGTCTGCGAGGAAGCCAGGTGCCCAAACCGTTGGGAATGCTTTTCCCGCCGGACCGCCACCTTCATGATCATGGGGCGTCGCTGCACCCGCAACTGTCGGTTTTGTTCCGTGCTCAACGGGCCTTTGGGGCCCCCGGACCCGGAGGAGCCCGTCCGGGTGGCCGGTGCAGCGCGTGAAATGGGCCTGCGGCACGTGGTGGTCACATCGGTTACCCGGGACGATTTGCGCGATCAGGGGGCTGGGTGTTTTGTGCAAACCATCCGGGAAATCCGCAGGCAGCTCCCGCAGGCCTCGGTTGAAGTCCTGTTGCCGGATTTTGGGGGCAGCACCACCTGCCTGCAGCAGGTGGTGGACGCCGGCCCGGACGTGTTGAATCATAATATCGAGACTGTTGCCGGGCTTTATCAGCGGGTGCGGCCGGAGGCGAATTACCGCCGCAGCCTCAATGTCCTGGCCGAAGCGGCAGCAGCCCGCCCGGATATGCCAGTCAAGTCCGGCATCATGCTGGGCCTGGGAGAAAACCGGACTGCGGTCGTCCGGACCCTGTCTGATCTGCTGGCAGCTGGGTGCAGCATGCTGACCATTGGGCAGTATCTGCAGCCAACACCCCGGCATTTGCCGGTTGAAGAATATTTCACACCCGATATTTTTGAAGGCTGGCGGCAGTGCGCACTTGATGCAGGATTTGCTGCCGTGGCATCCGGCCCGCTGGTGAGAAGCTCTTATCGCGCCCGGGAGATGTTTATGAGGGTTTACCCGTCAGAGGGCTTATCTATTTGA
- a CDS encoding penicillin-binding protein 1A, whose protein sequence is MKTIVQSVWMKIVLVAAAAAVCGATVAAVVAARSDLPEIRGLEDFSPSAVSRIYSADQVLLAEVYVRKRSPVPLEQVPDALETALLTTEDRQFRDHSGLDIKGILRALVHDIKTGSLTQGASTITQQLAKTLFLTPEKSLERKLKEAFLALQLERRYTKDEILELYLNQIYYGSGAYGVEMAARTYFAKPASELNLAECAMIAGLPKAPSTYSPLVNPDLAIQRRNLVLAMMHHTGNISKQAFQKAADTPYQPPGEKTAASQRASYFVDYVKQQLRDTIGADLLYKGGITVQTTLSHELQQAADQAVAEGLSSLSSRIAEKKEERDQVQGALVAIDVQTGAIRAMTGGRDYQKTQFNRAVAARRQPGSAFKPIIYACALENGYDQDSLLLDAPMAFSAPKGRRDWQPENFSGDYAGEITLRKAVTASKNIPAVRVLQDIGPAAAIDFARKMGIESRLSPYLSMALGSFELNLLELTSAYTVFPNQGRFVEPGGIARIIGPDNRIIWESEPRKHLAMSRTSAAIMTDVLKGVIREGSGRGARDLGRELAGKTGTTNQYRDALFVGFSPGLAAGVWVGRDDYAPLGPYETGARAALPIWKQFMEKAIKTQPLQYFDFPDALEQVRMDPVTGKRVSGNRGVSARIRKNPDGGR, encoded by the coding sequence TTGAAAACCATTGTCCAATCCGTTTGGATGAAAATCGTGCTGGTGGCGGCGGCCGCTGCCGTGTGCGGGGCCACAGTGGCCGCGGTGGTGGCGGCCAGAAGCGATCTGCCGGAAATCCGCGGCCTGGAGGATTTCTCCCCGTCTGCGGTTTCGCGCATCTACTCGGCCGACCAGGTGCTGCTGGCGGAAGTCTATGTCCGGAAACGCTCGCCCGTGCCTCTTGAGCAAGTTCCCGACGCTTTGGAAACAGCTCTTCTGACCACCGAAGACCGGCAGTTCCGGGATCACAGCGGCCTGGACATCAAGGGAATCCTGCGGGCCCTTGTCCATGACATCAAAACCGGCTCTTTGACCCAGGGGGCCAGCACCATTACCCAGCAACTGGCCAAAACCCTTTTTCTCACCCCGGAAAAATCCCTTGAACGAAAGCTCAAGGAAGCTTTTCTGGCTCTCCAGCTCGAACGCCGATACACCAAGGATGAGATTCTGGAGCTGTATCTCAATCAGATCTATTACGGCAGCGGGGCATACGGGGTGGAAATGGCCGCCCGCACATATTTTGCCAAACCCGCATCCGAGCTGAACCTGGCCGAATGCGCCATGATCGCCGGGCTGCCCAAAGCACCGTCCACCTATTCCCCCCTGGTCAATCCGGATCTGGCAATCCAGCGGCGCAACCTGGTGCTTGCCATGATGCACCACACCGGAAACATCTCAAAACAGGCGTTTCAAAAAGCGGCTGACACCCCCTATCAGCCGCCGGGGGAAAAAACCGCCGCCTCACAGCGCGCCTCTTATTTCGTGGACTACGTCAAACAGCAGCTCCGGGATACAATCGGTGCGGATCTGCTCTACAAGGGTGGAATCACTGTACAAACCACATTGTCCCATGAACTGCAGCAGGCCGCGGACCAGGCTGTTGCCGAGGGACTTTCATCCCTGTCATCGCGCATTGCCGAAAAAAAAGAAGAACGGGACCAGGTCCAGGGCGCCCTTGTGGCCATTGATGTACAAACCGGTGCAATCCGGGCCATGACCGGCGGCCGTGATTATCAAAAAACCCAGTTCAACCGCGCGGTTGCCGCCCGCAGGCAGCCGGGCTCGGCCTTTAAGCCCATCATTTACGCCTGCGCCCTGGAAAACGGCTATGACCAGGACAGCCTGCTGCTCGATGCGCCCATGGCGTTTTCCGCGCCAAAGGGGCGCCGGGACTGGCAGCCGGAAAATTTTTCCGGCGATTATGCCGGCGAAATTACCCTGAGAAAGGCAGTGACGGCCTCCAAAAACATCCCGGCTGTCCGGGTGCTCCAGGATATCGGGCCGGCTGCGGCCATTGACTTTGCGCGCAAAATGGGTATCGAGTCCCGGCTTTCACCGTATTTGTCCATGGCCCTGGGAAGCTTTGAACTCAATCTGCTGGAGCTGACATCCGCATACACGGTTTTCCCCAATCAAGGCCGTTTTGTGGAACCCGGCGGAATTGCCCGCATCATCGGCCCTGACAACCGGATTATCTGGGAATCAGAGCCCCGCAAACACCTGGCCATGTCCCGCACCAGTGCAGCCATCATGACTGATGTGCTAAAGGGCGTCATCCGGGAAGGCTCCGGACGCGGGGCCAGGGATCTGGGCCGGGAACTTGCCGGAAAAACCGGCACCACCAACCAGTACCGCGACGCCCTGTTTGTTGGATTTTCTCCGGGCCTGGCAGCCGGGGTATGGGTGGGAAGAGACGATTATGCCCCATTGGGCCCTTATGAAACCGGCGCCCGGGCGGCCCTGCCCATATGGAAACAATTCATGGAAAAGGCGATAAAAACCCAGCCTTTGCAGTATTTTGATTTTCCCGATGCGCTTGAGCAGGTGCGCATGGATCCGGTTACGGGAAAACGGGTGTCCGGAAACCGCGGCGTGTCCGCAAGGATCAGAAAAAACCCGGACGGCGGCCGATAG
- a CDS encoding N-acetyltransferase, with translation MIRKATIEDIKPIHALLKYYGAKGDLLARPLSRLYDHLRDFNVYEDEKTGQIVGCCALQFCWEDLAEIRSLAVTEPYMGKDIGTRLLETAFAEAREYKIKKLFTLTYRPDFFKKFGFIVIDKTELPIKIWADCIHCVKFPDCDETAMLKQIA, from the coding sequence ATGATTCGCAAAGCCACCATCGAAGACATCAAGCCCATTCACGCCCTGCTAAAGTACTACGGCGCAAAGGGGGACCTGCTGGCCCGTCCCTTGAGCCGCCTGTATGACCACCTGCGGGATTTCAACGTGTATGAGGATGAGAAGACCGGGCAAATTGTGGGATGCTGCGCCCTGCAGTTCTGCTGGGAGGACCTGGCTGAAATCCGCTCCCTGGCCGTGACAGAACCCTACATGGGCAAAGATATCGGCACCCGGCTTCTGGAAACCGCCTTTGCAGAGGCGCGGGAATACAAAATCAAAAAACTTTTCACCCTCACCTATCGACCTGATTTTTTTAAGAAATTCGGATTTATCGTCATTGACAAGACAGAGCTGCCCATCAAGATATGGGCCGACTGTATCCATTGCGTGAAGTTTCCGGACTGCGACGAAACCGCCATGCTCAAGCAGATTGCGTAA
- a CDS encoding phosphoglycerate kinase produces the protein MYSIKELDLQGKRVLVRVDFNVPLDEHQNITDDTRIKAVLPTLQYILDHQGRLVIMSHMGRPKGKAVDKLSLAPVAKRLGRLLEQEVVMAEDSIGDDVEKQVNGLEDGQVILLENLRFYPGEEANDPDFARQLAALGDVYINDAFAVCHRAHASVEAIVSHFPETAAGFLLLKELKYFKDAMEKPRRPFVAIIGGAKVSSKFGALENMLPRVNKFIIGGAMANSFLKSMGFAVGRSKVEEDLVEAAGALRQRALREGVKFYLPVDAVVAPEPGPNVETKIVPIQEIPENWMALDIGPATSRLFDEALYNAKTIVWNGPMGMFEIDAFSRGTISMVYSVADSYALSIVGGGDTDVAIHSTGQTDRISYISTGGGAFLRLLEGKPLPGVQALGGLEIHE, from the coding sequence ATGTATTCCATCAAGGAACTGGATCTTCAGGGCAAACGCGTACTGGTGCGGGTGGATTTCAATGTCCCCTTAGATGAGCATCAAAACATCACCGATGACACCCGGATCAAGGCAGTGCTTCCCACGTTGCAGTATATCCTGGATCACCAGGGCCGGCTGGTGATCATGAGCCACATGGGCCGGCCCAAGGGAAAAGCCGTGGACAAGCTGAGCCTGGCGCCGGTGGCCAAGCGCCTGGGCCGGCTTCTGGAGCAGGAAGTGGTCATGGCCGAAGACTCCATCGGCGATGATGTGGAAAAACAGGTCAACGGCCTGGAAGACGGCCAGGTGATACTGCTGGAAAATTTGCGGTTTTATCCGGGAGAAGAGGCCAATGATCCGGACTTTGCCCGGCAGTTGGCCGCCCTGGGCGATGTCTATATCAATGACGCTTTTGCGGTATGCCACCGGGCCCACGCGTCAGTGGAAGCCATTGTAAGCCATTTTCCCGAGACTGCGGCCGGGTTTCTGCTGCTAAAGGAACTCAAGTATTTCAAGGATGCCATGGAAAAACCCCGGCGTCCGTTTGTGGCTATCATCGGGGGTGCCAAGGTGTCTTCGAAGTTCGGGGCCCTGGAAAACATGCTGCCGCGGGTCAACAAGTTTATCATCGGCGGGGCCATGGCCAATTCGTTTCTCAAAAGCATGGGTTTTGCCGTGGGCCGTTCAAAGGTGGAAGAAGACCTGGTGGAGGCCGCGGGCGCGCTTCGCCAGCGGGCCCTTCGTGAGGGCGTAAAGTTCTATCTGCCCGTGGATGCGGTTGTGGCCCCGGAGCCCGGGCCCAATGTGGAGACCAAGATCGTTCCCATCCAGGAGATTCCGGAAAACTGGATGGCTCTGGATATCGGGCCGGCAACATCCCGGCTGTTTGACGAGGCCCTGTATAACGCCAAGACAATTGTGTGGAACGGTCCCATGGGCATGTTTGAAATCGACGCCTTCAGCCGGGGCACCATTTCCATGGTTTACAGCGTGGCCGATTCCTATGCCCTTTCCATCGTGGGCGGCGGGGATACGGACGTGGCCATTCATTCCACAGGCCAAACCGATCGGATTTCCTACATTTCCACCGGCGGCGGTGCATTTTTGCGTCTGCTGGAAGGAAAGCCCCTGCCGGGTGTCCAGGCCCTGGGCGGGTTGGAAATCCATGAATAA
- the radC gene encoding RadC family protein, protein MREKFLDAGLPGFHDYEVVELLLTLATPQKDCKDAAKAAIKRFETLAGVLDAPVEALCEIKGIGPKNVFGIKLVPAVAERYLEKKINNTDPVSNASALFDYLYQSMAGRGRECFKVLFLDAKNRVQATEILFEGTLTAGAVYPREVVKRALEYRAASVIFAHNHPSGDPEPSSADMAITRRLIFACLSMNITVHEHLIIGDRRYYSFADAGHIASMCRQYEQELARFTANP, encoded by the coding sequence TTGCGGGAAAAATTCCTGGACGCCGGATTGCCGGGATTCCATGACTACGAAGTGGTGGAGCTGCTGCTGACGCTGGCAACCCCGCAGAAAGACTGCAAGGATGCCGCCAAAGCCGCAATAAAGCGTTTTGAGACCCTGGCCGGGGTTCTGGATGCGCCAGTGGAGGCCTTGTGCGAAATCAAGGGCATCGGACCCAAAAATGTCTTTGGCATCAAGCTGGTGCCGGCCGTGGCCGAGCGCTACCTGGAGAAAAAGATCAACAACACCGACCCGGTGAGCAACGCGTCCGCGCTGTTTGATTACCTGTACCAGAGCATGGCCGGAAGGGGTCGGGAGTGTTTCAAAGTACTGTTTCTGGATGCCAAAAACCGGGTGCAGGCCACGGAAATTCTGTTTGAAGGCACCCTGACCGCAGGCGCCGTCTATCCCCGGGAAGTTGTGAAACGGGCCCTGGAATACCGGGCCGCATCCGTGATTTTTGCCCACAATCACCCTTCCGGGGACCCGGAGCCCTCGTCAGCCGACATGGCCATTACCCGCAGGCTGATTTTTGCCTGTCTGAGCATGAATATTACGGTCCATGAGCATTTGATTATCGGCGACCGCCGGTATTACAGTTTTGCCGACGCCGGCCACATCGCCAGCATGTGCCGGCAGTATGAACAGGAGCTGGCCAGGTTTACGGCAAATCCATGA
- a CDS encoding NAD(P)H-dependent glycerol-3-phosphate dehydrogenase → MNDAENVKIGIVGAGSWGTAIAGMLGEKGYKLDLWAWEPEVCASITEKRENDLFLPGVRLSENIRVSNDLDSVTGGKDLVVFVVPSHVMREVAARAAQSLAADTVLVSAAKGIENKTHLTMTGVLAEVLPEHKDRVAVVSGPSFAAEVARGLPTVVAAAAPDPEVAAFLQQVFSTPFFRVYTNTDVMGVQLGGAVKNVIAIASGIVDGLELGLNSRAALITRGLTEIRRLGLKLGANAHTFAGLSGVGDLVLTCTGALSRNHTVGKMIGQGKSLDEILSSMSMVAEGVRTARSVYNLSNKINVEMPIAHSVYQVLYESLKPGEAVYQLMTRTLKSELEDVE, encoded by the coding sequence ATGAATGACGCGGAAAATGTGAAAATCGGAATTGTGGGTGCCGGAAGCTGGGGCACGGCCATTGCGGGAATGCTCGGGGAAAAGGGCTACAAACTCGACCTGTGGGCCTGGGAGCCCGAGGTCTGCGCCAGTATTACAGAAAAACGGGAAAACGATTTATTTTTGCCCGGGGTCAGGTTATCGGAAAATATCCGGGTTTCCAATGACCTGGACAGCGTGACCGGCGGCAAAGACCTGGTGGTTTTTGTGGTGCCCTCCCACGTGATGCGGGAGGTGGCTGCCCGGGCGGCTCAAAGCCTGGCTGCGGACACGGTGCTGGTTTCAGCGGCCAAGGGCATCGAGAACAAGACGCATCTGACCATGACCGGGGTACTGGCTGAAGTGCTGCCGGAACACAAGGATCGGGTGGCTGTTGTTTCCGGGCCCAGTTTTGCCGCGGAAGTGGCCCGGGGCCTGCCCACGGTGGTGGCCGCGGCCGCCCCGGATCCGGAGGTGGCGGCGTTTCTCCAGCAGGTTTTTTCCACCCCGTTTTTTCGGGTATACACCAATACCGATGTCATGGGCGTGCAGCTGGGCGGGGCGGTCAAAAACGTCATCGCCATTGCCTCTGGCATTGTTGACGGCCTGGAGCTGGGGTTAAACAGCCGGGCGGCCCTGATCACCCGCGGATTGACCGAAATCCGGCGGCTGGGGCTCAAGCTCGGGGCCAATGCGCACACGTTTGCGGGCTTAAGCGGGGTTGGCGACCTGGTGCTGACATGCACCGGTGCTTTGAGCCGAAACCACACAGTGGGCAAGATGATCGGGCAGGGAAAGAGCCTGGATGAGATTTTATCCAGCATGTCCATGGTGGCCGAAGGGGTGCGCACCGCCAGGTCTGTCTATAACCTGTCGAATAAAATCAACGTGGAAATGCCCATTGCCCATTCGGTCTACCAGGTACTCTACGAGTCGTTAAAACCCGGTGAGGCGGTATACCAGCTAATGACCCGGACTCTGAAGTCAGAACTCGAGGACGTAGAGTAA